The following proteins are encoded in a genomic region of Magnolia sinica isolate HGM2019 chromosome 1, MsV1, whole genome shotgun sequence:
- the LOC131258231 gene encoding receptor-like protein kinase HSL1, whose protein sequence is MTKTPSILLPGLPLIFLLLLALPFQAKCQTQTQDQQLQILLQIKRDWKDPPSLIHWTNSSTVHHCSWKEVICTNGSVTGLSLGEKNLTVEIPPAICSLQNLTFLNLTWNFIPGPFPTSLYNCINLRFLDLSQNYFVGILPSDIDRLSASLDSLFLYGNNFSGQIPPSIGRLSSLIDLELHQNLFNGSLPPEIGDLPNLEYLYLAYLSAAPPMRIPTEFGKLKKLKFLWIRRSNLVGDLPSSLLNLTDLEHLDLAENDLTGEIPRDLLKLKKLKYVYLFANKFSGEIPRPVEALNLTEFDVSINQLTGTIPEDFGKLQKLQILFLYFNQLSGEIPVSIGRIQSLSDIRIYNNSFTGVLPPDLGLYSNLENFEVSTNRFSGGLPENLCRAGLLYGLIVFENNLTGNVPEWLGNCSSLMSVQLHKNRFSGGIPAGLWSSENLESLRITDNLFSGNLPEKLGKSVSRIEISNNQFSGGIPSRISDSVNLTVFKASNNRFSGSIPSSLTELTELQTLLLDGNMISGEIPSRIVSWKSLIVLNLSRNQLTGKIPSAIGLMPVLNSLDLSRNSLSGEIPPELGQLRLSDLNLSSNRLTGKVPGQLDSAAYDTSFLNNPGLCAANPSLILRSCVLESRDSGKISSRFLAVILVIAGLVSLAAGLFSLFVIRDYQKRKHDRDLAMWKLTSFQRLDFTEVNVLHGLTENNLIGSGGSGKVYRIALGNRSGEVVAVKKIWNTRSLDAKLEKEFQSEIEILGRVRHSNIVKLLCCISSEDSKLLVYEYMENGSLDRWLHGKRNERWATGSNQVADGGLDWPTRLRIAVGAAQGLCYMHHSSSPPIIHRDVKSSNILLDSDFKARIADFGLARMLVKHGEPESVSAVAGSFGYIAPEHAYTTRVNEKCDVYSFGVVLLELATGREASNGNGQTCLAEWVWRHFQDGNSIEDALDEEVREPAYLEEMGTVLKLGLICTSTLPSTRPSMKDVLQILLRYSPLQTFGSKKVNSEFDVAPLLHATDLMSRNNNSNKRSLEDDSDDDVACNV, encoded by the exons ATGACAAAAACACCCTCCATCCTTCTCCCCGGCTTACCCCtcatcttcctcctcctcctcgcTCTACCCTTCCAAGCGAAATGCCAAACCCAAACACAAGATCAACAACTCCAAATCCTCCTCCAAATCAAACGAGACTGGAAAGACCCTCCTTCTCTCATCCACTGGACAAattcatccaccgtccatcactgCAGCTGGAAAGAAGTCATTTGCACCAACGGCTCTGTCACGGGGCTATCTCTGGGGGAGAAAAATCTCACTGTTGAAATACCTCCAGCCATCTGCTCCCTCCAAAACCTCACCTTTCTCAACCTCACATGGAATTTCATACCCGGCCCTTTTCCCACTTCTCTCTACAACTGCATCAATCTCCGATTCCTAGATCTCTCCCAGAACTACTTCGTCGGAATTCTCCCCTCCGACATCGACCGCCTCTCTGCGTCCCTCGACTCCCTCTTTCTCTACGGCAACAACTTCTCGGGTCAGATCCCGCCGTCGATCGGCCGGTTGTCTTCCCTCATCGATCTCGAGCTCCACCAGAATCTCTTCAACGGCTCTCTCCCTCCCGAAATAGGCGATCTCCCAAATCTCGAATATCTTTACCTCGCGTATCTCTCTGCCGCTCCTCCGATGAGGATTCCGACGGAGTTCGGGAAGTTGAAGAAGCTGAAATTCCTGTGGATCAGGCGATCAAATCTCGTTGGAGATTTACCGAGTTCGCTGCTGAATCTGACGGATCTCGAGCATCTTGATCTTGCCGAGAATGATCTGACCGGAGAAATCCCGAGGGATCTGTTAAAGCTGAAGAAATTGAAGTACGTGTATCTGTTTGCTAACAAATTCTCGGGAGAAATTCCAAGACCGGTCGAAGCTTTGAACCTCACGGAGTTCGATGTCTCCATAAATCAGCTAACGGGAACAATACCGGAAGATTTTGGAAAATTGCAGAAGCTGCAGATCCTGTTCTTGTATTTCAATCAATTATCTGGAGAAATCCCAGTGAGCATCGGACGGATTCAGTCGCTGTCCGACATCCGCATCTATAACAATAGTTTCACGGGAGTTCTGCCGCCAGATTTGGGATTATATTCGAACCTGGAGAATTTCGAGGTCTCGACTAATAGGTTTTCTGGCGGATTGCCCGAAAATCTGTGCCGGGCGGGACTTCTGTACGGGCTGATCGTTTTTGAGAACAATCTGACCGGAAATGTGCCGGAATGGCTCGGGAATTGCAGTAGCTTGATGAGTGTGCAGCTCCACAAGAACAGATTTTCCGGCGGGATTCCAGCGGGGCTGTGGTCTTCGGAGAATCTAGAGTCATTGAGGATCACCGATAACTTATTTTCCGGTAATCTTCcagagaaattggggaaaagtGTGTCCCGAATCGAGATAAGCAACAACCAGTTCTCGGGAGGAATTCCGTCCAGGATCTCCGACTCGGTGAATCTGACGGTTTTCAAGGCGAGCAACAACCGATTTTCTGGTTCGATTCCCTCGAGCTTGACGGAGCTGACTGAGCTCCAGACGCTTCTACTCGACGGAAACATGATCTCCGGCGAGATTCCGTCTCGGATTGTCTCTTGGAAGTCTCTCATCGTTCTGAATCTCAGCAGAAACCAACTCACCGGAAAAATCCCGTCAGCAATCGGATTGATGCCTGTCCTCAACAGCCTCGACCTGTCGAGAAACTCACTTTCCGGCGAAATTCCGCCGGAACTGGGCCAGCTGCGGCTCAGCGATCTCAACCTTTCCTCCAACCGGCTAACCGGGAAGGTCCCCGGCCAGCTGGACAGCGCAGCGTACGATACCAGCTTCTTAAACAATCCTGGCCTGTGCGCAGCTAACCCCTCGCTAATCCTCAGATCGTGCGTCCTCGAATCCAGAGATTCCGGCAAAATATCGTCCCGATTCCTCGCCGTGATCCTAGTCATCGCTGGGTTAGTCAGCCTGGCCGCTGGCCTGTTCTCGCTCTTCGTGATACGAGACTACCAGAAGAGAAAGCACGACCGAGATCTTGCCATGTGGAAGCTGACCTCATTCCAGCGGTTAGATTTCACCGAGGTAAACGTCCTACACGGTCTGACAGAGAACAATCTGATAGGAAGCGGCGGATCGGGGAAAGTTTACCGAATTGCACTCGGAAACCGCTCGGGAGAAGTCGTTGCCGTTAAGAAGATTTGGAACACTAGAAGCCTAGACGCGAAATTAGAGAAGGAATTCCAATCCGAGATTGAGATTTTGGGAAGAGTTCGGCATTCCAACATCGTCAAATTGCTCTGCTGCATCTCGAGCGAGGATTCGAAGCTGCTGGTCTACGAGTACATGGAGAACGGTAGTTTAGACCGTTGGCTCCATGGGAAGAGAAACGAGAGGTGGGCAACGGGCTCGAACCAAGTCGCTGATGGGGGGCTTGATTGGCCCACAAGGCTCCGCATTGCGGTCGGAGCTGCTCAGGGGCTATGCTACATGCACCATTCTTCTTCCCCGCCCATCATCCACCGCGACGTCAAGTCCAGCAACATCTTGCTCGATTCTGATTTCAAAGCCAGGATTGCTGATTTCGGGCTGGCTAGGATGCTGGTCAAGCACGGTGAGCCGGAGTCGGTTTCAGCCGTCGCTGGCTCTTTCGGGTACATTGCTCCAG AGCACGCATACACGACCAGAGTAAACGAGAAGTGCGATGTCTACAGCTTTGGAGTGGTTCTGCTGGAGCTAGCTACGGGCAGGGAAGCCAGCAATGGCAATGGCCAAACCTGCCTTGCAGAGTGGGTGTGGCGTCATTTCCAAGATGGAAACTCCATCGAAGATGCCCTCGATGAGGAGGTCAGAGAACCGGCTTACTTGGAGGAAATGGGCACTGTCCTCAAGCTGGGACTCATATGCACCAGTACCTTACCTTCTACTAGGCCTTCGATGAAGGATGTGTTGCAGATCCTCCTTCGATACAGCCCATTGCAAACCTTTGGAAGTAAGAAAGTCAATAGCGAGTTCGACGTGGCCCCCCTCTTGCACGCTACTGATCTCATGTCAAGGAACAACAACAGTAACAAGAGATCATTGGAGGACGACAGCGATGATGATGTAGCGTGCAACGTGTGA